A window of Paenibacillus polygoni contains these coding sequences:
- a CDS encoding DUF2500 domain-containing protein has translation MSVQFYLFGNGFNDGDIFSDEGPGFFSGLGSFFVGAPPLFTFFFSAILLMIISVVLYSIIKGVTTYTRNNAAERLSERARVLTKRTEVSGGSGNSRAYTNYYLTFEFEDGRRTEFEVRAEEYGLLVEGDEGTLTHQGTRYLGFERMGSSLRS, from the coding sequence ATGAGCGTTCAATTTTATTTATTTGGCAATGGATTTAACGATGGAGATATTTTTTCTGACGAAGGACCTGGTTTCTTCTCAGGATTAGGCAGCTTTTTTGTTGGCGCACCTCCTTTATTCACCTTTTTCTTCTCAGCAATTTTATTAATGATTATCAGTGTTGTTCTTTATTCAATTATAAAAGGAGTTACCACCTACACTCGTAATAATGCGGCTGAACGTTTGAGTGAACGCGCACGTGTGTTAACCAAAAGAACCGAAGTGAGTGGAGGCTCTGGTAACAGCAGGGCATATACTAACTATTATCTAACCTTTGAATTTGAAGATGGTCGTCGAACAGAATTTGAGGTGCGGGCGGAAGAATATGGTCTGCTGGTGGAAGGGGACGAGGGCACACTTACTCATCAAGGAACTCGGTATTTAGGATTTGAACGGATGGGAAGTTCGCTTAGGTCCTAA
- the pdxK gene encoding pyridoxine/pyridoxal/pyridoxamine kinase, which translates to MTIRKALTVAGSDTSGGAGIQADLKTFQEYDVYGMTALTTIVCMEPKTWDHQVFPVDLGIVETQLKTVMEGIGFDAMKTGMLGSVDIIELVSRYIDQYKLDRIVIDPVMVCKGTDEVLQPENTEAMIEFLLPRADLVTPNIFEASQLAKTGPITTLEKMQEAATIIHDLGAKHVLIKDRGKIRPGKAVDLLYDGQTYEWFEADAIETQYTHGAGCTSSAAITAGLAKGRSVRESVSGAKTFVTQAISNGFPLNQFVGPTRHSAHRIPSVK; encoded by the coding sequence ATGACGATAAGAAAAGCATTAACGGTAGCAGGCTCGGATACAAGCGGAGGCGCTGGAATTCAAGCTGATTTGAAGACATTTCAAGAATATGATGTTTACGGAATGACGGCTTTAACAACGATTGTATGCATGGAACCAAAAACATGGGATCATCAAGTATTTCCTGTGGATCTTGGGATTGTGGAGACGCAGCTTAAAACGGTAATGGAAGGTATTGGTTTTGATGCTATGAAGACAGGGATGCTGGGGTCTGTTGATATTATTGAACTCGTGTCTCGTTATATTGACCAGTACAAGCTAGATCGAATTGTTATTGACCCTGTTATGGTCTGCAAAGGTACAGATGAAGTACTGCAGCCAGAAAATACAGAAGCAATGATTGAATTCCTTCTTCCGCGTGCGGATCTTGTAACTCCAAACATTTTTGAAGCTTCACAACTTGCTAAAACAGGTCCGATTACGACACTGGAAAAAATGCAGGAAGCAGCAACGATCATTCATGATCTCGGAGCAAAACATGTTCTGATTAAAGATAGAGGGAAAATCCGTCCAGGTAAAGCAGTGGATCTGCTGTATGATGGACAAACTTATGAATGGTTTGAAGCAGATGCGATTGAAACCCAATATACGCATGGTGCGGGCTGCACATCTTCGGCTGCAATTACAGCGGGGCTTGCAAAAGGACGTTCCGTTCGTGAATCCGTATCTGGAGCGAAAACGTTTGTAACACAGGCGATCTCAAATGGGTTCCCGCTTAACCAGTTTGTTGGCCCGACAAGACATTCTGCACACCGGATCCCGTCTGTGAAATAA
- a CDS encoding alpha/beta hydrolase family protein, translating to MIYHVTYPSEGLHVKGYLSLPYGYQLPEDEVRQLLLGKFSSDTYPAVQLNTPLHSTDQDFTSKKWPVFIYCRGGIGNFGKVRTPWVEEFAMHDHIVFAPSYRGTEGGEGRDLFGGDDKEDVYSAVRLLSELPFVDPDRISIMGFSRGSINAAYTAHTLPNIHKLVLWSGVSDMAQTYEERIDLRRTFKRVIGGTPTKVPEAYKDRSPVTIAGELSCPVLIVHGTKDVQVSYSQGEKMYNSLSEAKADVNFHRYEGLGHHFPQETHRAAITRMFEWITASTGDAESTSMYS from the coding sequence ATGATTTATCATGTGACCTATCCATCTGAAGGACTTCATGTAAAAGGTTATCTTAGTCTGCCCTACGGCTACCAGCTTCCAGAAGACGAAGTTCGCCAGTTGCTGCTTGGCAAATTCAGCAGTGATACCTATCCCGCTGTACAACTAAATACTCCTCTCCATTCTACAGATCAAGATTTCACCTCTAAAAAGTGGCCTGTGTTTATTTATTGCCGCGGCGGCATTGGTAATTTTGGTAAGGTCCGTACTCCATGGGTCGAGGAATTTGCGATGCATGATCATATCGTGTTTGCTCCCTCCTACCGTGGTACAGAAGGCGGTGAAGGGCGGGATCTATTTGGCGGAGATGATAAAGAAGACGTGTATTCTGCTGTAAGACTTCTGTCAGAACTGCCTTTTGTTGATCCCGATCGAATCAGTATTATGGGTTTTTCGCGAGGTTCAATTAATGCAGCCTATACAGCGCATACCCTCCCAAATATTCATAAACTGGTGCTCTGGAGCGGTGTATCCGATATGGCTCAGACCTATGAGGAACGAATTGATCTGCGCCGTACGTTTAAACGCGTCATCGGGGGTACTCCAACAAAAGTACCGGAAGCATATAAAGATCGCTCACCTGTCACGATCGCTGGAGAGCTCAGTTGTCCTGTGCTTATCGTCCATGGTACGAAGGATGTCCAGGTATCCTACAGTCAAGGTGAGAAAATGTACAACTCGTTAAGCGAAGCCAAAGCCGATGTGAATTTCCATCGTTATGAAGGTCTTGGTCATCATTTCCCGCAGGAAACGCACCGTGCGGCGATTACCCGAATGTTCGAATGGATTACAGCGAGCACAGGAGATGCTGAGTCCACTTCTATGTATTCATAA
- a CDS encoding alpha/beta fold hydrolase, whose product MMIEVENGVQLYVEDLRPVDGGNGQTLFFVAGWPVSHRIFDYQMQMLPYLGYRCITLDLRGFGKSDKPWHGYYYDRFAEDISFIMDVLNLENVVLVGFSMGGAICTRLITKYDTGARVEKLVLAGATTPFLVKKENQSTFGLPLAQIDHLLQQMQIDMPQAISDFGGTFYYQYISPEYKSWFQQMCLEGASHAILQSGVALRNEDVSSDLSQIQIPTGIFHGAHDQIAQFQGAVATQQAIPGSLLYRFEESGHGLLYEEKNRFQATLLDFIKNT is encoded by the coding sequence ATGATGATTGAAGTTGAAAATGGAGTTCAGCTGTACGTAGAAGATCTTCGTCCTGTGGACGGAGGAAATGGACAAACCCTCTTTTTTGTCGCGGGCTGGCCTGTAAGTCACCGGATTTTTGATTACCAGATGCAAATGCTGCCCTACTTGGGATATCGCTGTATTACTCTTGATCTTCGAGGGTTTGGCAAGTCTGATAAACCATGGCATGGATATTATTATGATCGATTTGCTGAAGATATCTCCTTCATCATGGATGTACTCAATCTAGAAAATGTAGTACTTGTCGGATTCTCCATGGGCGGAGCCATCTGTACTCGTCTCATTACGAAATATGATACGGGAGCTAGAGTGGAAAAACTCGTCCTTGCCGGTGCAACAACCCCTTTTCTCGTAAAAAAAGAGAATCAATCTACTTTTGGTCTGCCTTTAGCTCAGATCGATCATTTACTTCAGCAGATGCAGATTGATATGCCTCAAGCGATCTCGGATTTTGGCGGTACTTTCTATTATCAATATATCAGCCCGGAATACAAAAGCTGGTTTCAGCAGATGTGCCTCGAAGGTGCTTCCCACGCCATTTTACAGAGCGGAGTTGCACTAAGAAACGAAGATGTTTCCTCCGATCTGTCTCAGATTCAAATACCTACTGGTATTTTTCACGGTGCTCATGATCAGATCGCCCAGTTTCAAGGCGCAGTTGCAACTCAGCAGGCTATCCCTGGTTCTTTGTTATATCGTTTTGAGGAAAGCGGTCATGGACTTTTATACGAAGAGAAGAATCGCTTTCAGGCCACATTGCTAGATTTTATTAAAAATACGTAA